From Coffea arabica cultivar ET-39 chromosome 2e, Coffea Arabica ET-39 HiFi, whole genome shotgun sequence, the proteins below share one genomic window:
- the LOC140036979 gene encoding ribulose bisphosphate carboxylase/oxygenase activase, chloroplastic-like: MASSVSTFGAVNRAPLSMNSCSAGTSVPGTAFFGKSLKKVASKVVSPSYSSGNLKIVAEGDEQKQTKKDRWQGLVYDASDDQQDITRGKGMVDTLFQAPMGAGTHDPVLNSYEYISTGLRQYQLDNNMDGLYIAPAFMDKLVVHISKNFMNLPGIKIPLILGIWGGKGQGKSFQCELVFAKMGINPIMMSAGELESGNAGEPAKLIRQRYREAADRISKGKMCVLFINDLDAGAGRLGDTTQYTVNNQMVNATLMNIADNPTNVQLPGMYNKQENPRVPIIVTGNDFSTLYAPLIRDGRMEKFYWSPTREDRIGVCTGIFRADNVPREDIVKLVDTFPGQSIDFFGAIRSRVYDDEVRNWIGSTGVENIGKRLVNSREAPPSFDKPKMTLDKLLEYGNMLVQEQENVKRVQLSDRYLKEAALGDANEDAFKNGSIYGKAAQQVHVPVPEGCTDPNAANFDPTARSDDGSCMYQD, from the exons ATGGCTTCCTCTGTCTCAACTTTTGGAGCAGTTAATAGAGCTCCG TTGAGCATGAATAGTTGCAGCGCGGGAACTTCAGTTCCAGGCACAGCTTTCTTTGGCAAAAGTCTAAAGAAAGTTGCATCCAAAGTAGTCAGCCCCAGTTATTCATCTGGAAATTTGAAGATTGTTGCGGAAGGGGACGAGCAGAAACAGACCAAAAAGGATAGGTGGCAAGGGCTTGTTTACGACGCCTCGGATGATCAACAGGATATTACCAGAGGAAAAGGAATGGTGGACACACTCTTTCAAGCTCCTATGGGTGCTGGCACTCATGATCCAGTCTTGAATTCTTATGAGTACATTAGCACCGGTCTTCGCCA ATATCAATTGGACAACAATATGGATGGCCTATATATTGCTCCTGCTTTCATGGACAAGCTTGTTGTTCACATTAGCAAAAATTTCATGAATCTGCCAGGCATTAAG ATTCCCCTGATTTTGGGCATATGGGGAGGCAAAGGACAGGGAAAGTCATTCCAATGTGAACTTGTATTCGCCAAAATGGGCATCAA CCCCATTATGATGAGTGCTGGAGAACTGGAAAGTGGAAATGCTGGCGAACCAGCAAAATTGATTAGGCAAAGGTACCGTGAGGCAGCAGACAGAATTTCTAAGGGGAAAATGTGTGTCCTCTTCATCAATGATCTTGATGCTGGAGCTGGAAGGCTTGGGGATACTACACAGTATACAGTTAACAACCAGATGGTGAATGCAACTCTGATGAACATTGCTGATAATCCCACCAACGTTCAGCTACCTGGTATGTACAACAAGCAGGAGAATCCTCGAGTTCCGATCATAGTCACAGGTAATGACTTCTCCACCTTGTACGCCCCTCTCATCCGTGATGGTCGCATGGAGAAATTCTACTGGTCTCCAACCAGAGAAGATAGGATCGGTGTCTGCACCGGTATCTTCCGAGCTGACAATGTACCGAGGGAGGACATCGTGAAACTTGTTGACACCTTCCCTGGACAATCAATTG ATTTCTTCGGCGCCATCAGGTCAAGAGTGTATGATGATGAAGTCAGGAATTGGATTGGAAGTACTGGAGTGGAAAACATTGGAAAGAGGCTGGTGAACTCGAGGGAGGCACCCCCATCTTTtgacaaaccaaaaatgacactTGACAAGCTCCTTGAGTATGGAAACATGCTAGTCCAAGAGCAGGAGAATGTGAAGAGAGTCCAATTATCCGACAGGTACTTGAAGGAAGCGGCACTTGGAGATGCAAATGAGGATGCTTTCAAAAATGGATCTATCTATG GAAAAGCAGCCCAACAAGTTCATGTTCCTGTCCCTGAAGGCTGCACTGACCCAAATGCAGCAAACTTTGATCCAACTGCTAGGAGCGACGACGGAAGCTGCATGTATCAGGATTAG